A stretch of DNA from Spirosoma endbachense:
GCACCAATCGGACGTAGTCGTCACCGAAAAGAGCCATTTCAAGGGACGTGTTATAGTCTTCTATTTTAAAAATACAGAACGGATTTCCGCTTTTGGTTATCCGCATTTGTACGGCCGATACAATGCCGCCAACTTTTATTTCGGGCTGTTTTGTCTCGAAAATGTTGCCCAGGGTACAGTTACAGAACCCCTCCATTTCGAGCTTAAATTCATCGAGTGGGTGGCCAGTGATGTAAAAACCAACAACGTCTTTCTCAAACTTCAGCTTTTCGATCTGATTCCATTCCGTTACGGTTGGCGCTTTGGGGCGGGCCAGCATTGGTTCGCCATTCATCATGGCGCCAAACAGCGACTGTTGAGCGGCAGCTTTCTCGGCGTGGTAGTTGTTGGCGTACCGAATGATCTTATCCAGAAATGGGGAAGTGTCGCCTTCAGCCATCTCAAAATATTGCGCCCGGTGGTATTCGTCGATGCTATCGAAAGCACCAGCATAGGCCAGAGATTCCCACGTTTTCTTGTTCACGGTTCGAAGGTTGACCCGAATCGCAAAGTCGAAAATATCTTTAAATGGCCCACCTGCTTTGCGCTCCTCAATGATGGCCTCTACAGCCGCGTCGCCCGCGCCTTTGATACCACCCAGCCCGAATCGAATCTCTCCGTTTTTGTTTACCCCGAAAAACCGCTCCGACTCATTTACGTCGGGTCCAAGAACCGGAATGTTGATATTTTTACATTCTTCCATGAAGAACGTAATCTTGTCGATGGTACCCAGGCAGCTCGTTAACACCGCAGCCATGTATTCGGCCCGGTAGTGTGCTTTGAGGTAGGCCGTCTGATAGGCAACAAATGCATAACAGGTCGAGTGCGATTTGTTGAACGCGTAGGAAGCAAAAGCTTCCCAGTCAGTCCAGACCTTTTCACAGACTTTCAGGGGAAGATTGTTGGCCGTACAGCCATCCATAAATTTCCCTTTCATCTTGTCGAGCGTGGCTTTGTCTTTCTTCCCCATCGCCTTCCGCAGTACGTCAGCGTCGCCCTTGGTGAAGTTTCCGAGCTTTTGCGACAGCAGCATCAATTGCTCCTGGTAAACCGTAATACCGTACGTATCAGCCAAATACTCCTCCATTTCTGGCATATCGTACTTAACTTCCTCGCGACCGTGTTTGCGGTTGATGTAGTTCGGAATATAGGCAATCGGGCCCGGTCGATAAAGGGCATTCATGGCAATGAGGTCGCCAAAGCGGTCAGGCTTCAGATCCTTCATGTGCTTTTTCATGCCGTCGGATTCAAACTGAAACACGGCATTGGTTTCGCCCCGCTGGAAGAGTTTGTATGTTTCTTCGTCATCCAGGGGAATATCATCAATGCCGGTTTCCACGCCATTAATGAGAAAACCACCATGATTTTGCTTGATGAGCCGCAGGCATTCCTTGATAATCGTAAGGTTACGCAGGCCCAGAAAGTCCATCTTGATAACGCCCGCATCCTCAATGACTTTACCCTCATATTGGGTAATAATCAGGTTCGTATCTTTCGAGGTTGACACCGGTACGATGTCCGACAGGTCGCTGGGCGCGATGATGATCCCAGCCGCGTGCAGGCCCGTATTACGAACCGTACCTTCAAGTTTTCGGGCCTGTTTGAGTACTGCCGATACCTTTTCATAGTCGACGATTCGCATGGCCTGGGCCGCACTCTTGTCGCCTGCTTCGAGCGCACGCATTCGCTTCACATTATCGACCTCTTCGGGCTGAATAACGCTCGCTAAACCACCCGGCCCATCAATCGGGTCCTCAAAAATGCGCTTGAGCGTCATGTTGTAGGTCGGCTTGTCGGGCACGAGTTTCACAACCGCATTGGCATCCTGAAGGGGCAGATCCATGACACGGGCGAC
This window harbors:
- the dnaE gene encoding DNA polymerase III subunit alpha, producing MQFSHLHCHTQYSLLDGQADIKKLIKKAKNDNMPAVAITDHGNMFGVFEFVAEASKQGIKPIVGCEFYVVEDHTIKQFTKEKKDIRYHQLLLAKNAQGYKNLAKLCSLGYMEGLYGKYPRVTKALIDKYKEGLIASTCCIGASVPKTILKKGEEAGEIEFKWWLDRFGEDYYVELQRHEIPDQIKVNEVLVRFARKYNVKIIASNDSHYVDQDDWVAHDILLCVNTNEKQSTPSMKEFSDDEVMPKNTRFAFFSDQFYFKNTQEMTTLFKDLPEAIDNTNEIVGKVDTLKLKRDIMLPNFPIPQEFQQHTDDVLNQWEYLRHLTYTGAKERYVDILPHIQERLDFELFTIKTMGFAGYFLIVSDFIKAGRDLGVMIGPGRGSAAGSAVAYCTGITNIDPIKYDLLFERFLNPDRKSMPDIDTDFDDEGRQKVIDYVVQKYGKQQVAQIVTYGTMASKSSIKDVARVMDLPLQDANAVVKLVPDKPTYNMTLKRIFEDPIDGPGGLASVIQPEEVDNVKRMRALEAGDKSAAQAMRIVDYEKVSAVLKQARKLEGTVRNTGLHAAGIIIAPSDLSDIVPVSTSKDTNLIITQYEGKVIEDAGVIKMDFLGLRNLTIIKECLRLIKQNHGGFLINGVETGIDDIPLDDEETYKLFQRGETNAVFQFESDGMKKHMKDLKPDRFGDLIAMNALYRPGPIAYIPNYINRKHGREEVKYDMPEMEEYLADTYGITVYQEQLMLLSQKLGNFTKGDADVLRKAMGKKDKATLDKMKGKFMDGCTANNLPLKVCEKVWTDWEAFASYAFNKSHSTCYAFVAYQTAYLKAHYRAEYMAAVLTSCLGTIDKITFFMEECKNINIPVLGPDVNESERFFGVNKNGEIRFGLGGIKGAGDAAVEAIIEERKAGGPFKDIFDFAIRVNLRTVNKKTWESLAYAGAFDSIDEYHRAQYFEMAEGDTSPFLDKIIRYANNYHAEKAAAQQSLFGAMMNGEPMLARPKAPTVTEWNQIEKLKFEKDVVGFYITGHPLDEFKLEMEGFCNCTLGNIFETKQPEIKVGGIVSAVQMRITKSGNPFCIFKIEDYNTSLEMALFGDDYVRLVQYIEVGRFLHITGKTQNKWGSEQLEFKPVSIRLLNDMREKFCKELRVSLTIDSLNAQLVAKINELVNAHPGTCTLSLNVVDHAERIEVSLQSRTLKVSPANSLLRSLEAMEGVTCKVA